The following proteins come from a genomic window of Gynuella sunshinyii YC6258:
- the ychF gene encoding redox-regulated ATPase YchF, with the protein MGIRCGIVGLPNVGKSTLFNALTEAGIDAENFPFCTIEPNTGVVPVPDPRQDKLSEIVKPERTVPTTMEFVDIAGLVAGASKGEGLGNQFLANIRETDAIAHVVRCFEDENIIHVANKIDPLADIEVINTELALADLESVEKQYVKLQKKAKGQDKEAQKLLTLLDKAKPHLDQAKPIRSLELSEEELLILDKEFHFLTSKPTMYIANVAEDGFENNPHLDKVIALAKEEGAEVVVICNKLESEIAELEDEEKGEFLQDLGWEEPGLHRVIRAGYKLLGLQTYFTAGVKEVRAWTVKVGATAPKAAAVIHTDFEKGFIRAETISYEDFVKYNGEAGAKEAGKWRLEGKDYIVQDGDIMHFRFNV; encoded by the coding sequence ATGGGCATTCGCTGTGGCATTGTTGGCCTGCCAAACGTTGGTAAATCGACTTTATTCAATGCTTTGACAGAAGCAGGCATTGACGCCGAAAACTTTCCATTTTGTACCATTGAGCCCAATACCGGCGTCGTTCCCGTTCCCGACCCACGGCAGGACAAGTTAAGTGAAATCGTTAAACCGGAAAGAACGGTTCCCACTACCATGGAGTTCGTGGATATCGCCGGTCTGGTTGCCGGGGCATCCAAAGGTGAAGGGCTCGGGAATCAATTCCTTGCCAATATCCGTGAAACTGACGCCATTGCCCATGTTGTACGCTGTTTCGAAGACGAAAACATTATTCACGTCGCCAACAAAATTGATCCACTGGCAGATATTGAAGTGATCAATACTGAACTGGCACTGGCAGACCTCGAAAGCGTTGAAAAGCAATACGTAAAACTACAGAAGAAAGCCAAAGGTCAGGACAAGGAAGCCCAGAAACTGCTAACCCTTCTGGATAAGGCAAAACCGCATCTGGATCAAGCCAAGCCCATTCGTTCTCTGGAGCTCAGTGAAGAGGAGCTGCTGATACTGGATAAGGAATTTCATTTTTTGACCAGCAAACCAACCATGTACATTGCCAACGTTGCGGAGGATGGGTTCGAAAATAACCCTCACCTGGACAAAGTCATAGCTCTGGCAAAAGAAGAAGGTGCAGAAGTTGTTGTGATTTGCAACAAACTGGAATCAGAAATCGCAGAACTGGAAGACGAAGAAAAAGGTGAATTTCTACAGGATCTCGGTTGGGAAGAACCTGGCCTGCATCGTGTTATTCGAGCGGGTTACAAACTTCTGGGTCTGCAAACCTACTTTACCGCCGGCGTCAAAGAAGTTCGTGCCTGGACAGTAAAAGTCGGCGCAACTGCACCGAAAGCTGCGGCAGTAATTCATACCGACTTCGAAAAAGGCTTCATTCGTGCCGAAACGATCTCCTACGAGGATTTCGTCAAATACAATGGTGAGGCCGGAGCCAAAGAGGCTGGAAAATGGCGCCTGGAGGGCAAAGATTACATCGTTCAGGATGGTGACATCATGCATTTCCGTTTCAACGTCTGA
- a CDS encoding sulfurtransferase, with the protein MLISALALEKILESPDLIIIDCRHNLMNPDEGSQLYLESHIPGAIYLNIDSDLSGNIIPGITGRHPLPEKASLTRLINRLGLKQDKKVVCYDAGHGAFAARAWWLLRWAGLQTISILDGGYAQWCQIGLPTAKTIPQLQPSDWLPTFNDELIVTAEWIQNHQQQIQLIDARAADRFKGENETIDPVGGHIPGAICRPFMENLDEHGCFKQTNEIQQRFSNIDKPIIHYCGSGVTACHNIFAMTLAGLQPGRLYPGSWSEWITNKERPVER; encoded by the coding sequence ATGCTGATATCAGCGTTGGCACTTGAAAAAATTCTGGAATCACCTGACCTGATAATTATCGATTGTCGGCACAACCTCATGAATCCGGATGAAGGCAGCCAGCTTTATCTTGAATCGCATATTCCTGGCGCAATATACCTAAACATAGACTCAGACCTGTCTGGCAATATTATCCCAGGCATAACCGGCAGACACCCACTACCAGAAAAAGCTTCACTAACCCGCCTCATTAATCGCCTAGGGCTCAAACAAGACAAAAAAGTGGTTTGCTACGATGCAGGCCATGGAGCATTTGCAGCACGGGCCTGGTGGCTCCTGCGATGGGCTGGTTTGCAAACGATATCAATACTAGATGGTGGCTATGCACAATGGTGTCAAATTGGCCTGCCAACGGCCAAAACTATTCCGCAACTTCAACCTTCTGACTGGCTTCCCACATTTAACGATGAGCTGATTGTGACGGCCGAATGGATTCAGAATCACCAACAGCAGATCCAATTGATAGATGCACGCGCAGCAGACAGATTTAAAGGCGAAAACGAGACTATCGACCCTGTCGGGGGACACATTCCCGGAGCCATTTGCCGGCCATTCATGGAAAATCTAGACGAACACGGCTGCTTCAAACAAACAAACGAAATTCAGCAACGTTTCAGCAATATCGACAAACCCATCATCCACTATTGCGGATCAGGTGTTACGGCATGCCACAACATATTTGCAATGACCCTGGCAGGGCTGCAACCTGGACGCCTGTATCCCGGCTCTTGGAGCGAATGGATTACGAATAAAGAACGCCCGGTAGAACGATAA
- a CDS encoding VOC family protein, translating into MISHIDHIVITVADIERSIEFYSRVLKLKPVVFGNGRKALSFGQQKINLQLLGQESRNRAAVGSADICLITSEPLTTVMDHIQKEGVSILEGPVDKSGAVGQIQSIYFNDPDDNLIEVSEYISTKC; encoded by the coding sequence GTGATATCCCATATTGACCATATTGTCATCACTGTTGCAGATATTGAGCGAAGTATTGAATTTTACAGCCGGGTGCTGAAACTCAAACCAGTGGTTTTTGGTAACGGACGTAAAGCCCTGTCTTTTGGTCAACAGAAAATCAATCTGCAGCTACTGGGTCAGGAAAGCCGTAATCGCGCAGCTGTTGGCTCAGCTGATATTTGCCTGATAACTTCTGAACCCTTAACTACAGTGATGGACCACATTCAAAAAGAAGGTGTTAGCATTCTTGAAGGGCCTGTTGATAAATCCGGCGCGGTCGGACAAATACAATCGATCTACTTTAATGATCCGGATGATAACCTGATTGAAGTGAGCGAATACATTTCAACCAAATGCTAA
- a CDS encoding MBL fold metallo-hydrolase produces MKIHIEAFYDEETYTLTYVVSDQITRDAIVIDPVLDYEPIGSIIKDTSYQRVKTYIEQQQLTLRMVLETHAHADHLSASQLFKKDYPAVKVAIGRHITAVQDVFKGIYNLDELFLTDGSQFDLLIDDDQVFEAGSIEVKALYTPGHTPACLSYLISDAVFTGDTLFMPDYGTGRCDFPGGDAEKMYYSIQRLYQLPGETRVFTGHDYLPNGRALKYESTIAAQKHHNIQLNMQTSADEYVSFRSDRDKTLAAPKLIYQSLLVNIEAGRLPKIESNGSRYLKIPLNIRC; encoded by the coding sequence ATGAAAATACATATCGAAGCTTTTTATGATGAAGAGACTTACACATTAACCTATGTGGTGTCTGATCAAATCACTCGGGATGCGATTGTGATTGATCCGGTGCTGGACTATGAGCCGATTGGTTCGATTATAAAAGATACCTCCTATCAGCGTGTCAAAACCTATATTGAGCAGCAGCAGTTAACGTTAAGGATGGTGTTGGAAACTCATGCTCATGCAGACCATTTAAGTGCTTCTCAATTATTTAAGAAAGATTATCCCGCTGTAAAAGTAGCTATTGGTCGGCATATCACTGCTGTGCAGGATGTTTTTAAAGGTATTTATAATCTGGATGAACTGTTCTTAACGGATGGCTCGCAATTCGACCTGTTAATTGATGACGATCAAGTATTTGAAGCTGGCAGCATTGAGGTGAAGGCTTTATATACACCAGGTCATACACCAGCCTGTTTATCCTACCTGATCAGCGATGCTGTATTTACTGGTGATACGCTGTTTATGCCGGATTATGGTACAGGACGTTGTGATTTTCCGGGCGGTGATGCGGAAAAAATGTATTACTCTATTCAGCGTCTATATCAGTTACCAGGCGAGACCCGGGTGTTTACAGGTCATGACTATCTTCCCAATGGTCGGGCGTTGAAGTATGAGTCAACCATCGCTGCGCAAAAGCATCATAATATACAGCTGAATATGCAAACGAGTGCTGATGAGTACGTCAGTTTTCGTAGTGATCGAGATAAAACTCTGGCAGCTCCGAAATTGATATACCAGAGTTTGCTGGTCAATATTGAGGCGGGTAGGCTGCCAAAAATCGAGAGTAATGGTTCACGCTACTTGAAAATACCGCTGAATATCAGGTGTTAA
- a CDS encoding SulP family inorganic anion transporter produces MSSLSRWVPILEWLPVYQRPNLRGDVIAGLTTGMMLIPQAMSYALLAGLPPIIGLYASILPIVAYAIFGTSRQLAVGPAAMIALLVTSEVGRLADAGSEQYVVLAIFLSLMVGVIQFLMGALRLGFITNFMSHPVISGFTSAAALIIGFSQLGHLLGISLPRTENIAKIIHLTIQQLALIHLPTLVIGLGGVILLVVLKKISPLLPGPMIVVIISTLLVWGLNLDHMGVRTVGQVPPGLPIFSVPDVDSSQWLSLLPIALTIAFMGFIESIAVARKIAREKRYEIDANKELVALGIANIVASFFKAMPVAGGFGRTAVNNSAGANTALASLITAAVIAIALVFFTPLFYFIPKAILGSIIMLAVASLVDFQEIKHLWKVKKEDLGLLGLTFIATLTIGVKEGIFIGIGASLLWFVVKTTRPHYAVLGRLPGTRDYRNVLRHSVETDNGVLVLRFDAQFYYGNVSFLKETIKKHLHDTEGKVHAVVIDACSINQLDSSADTALHELLDEYRVKQIEFYFSYVKGPVLDVMSRSGFVQRVGSDHFFNNTHDAVIVARERQVAEIK; encoded by the coding sequence ATGAGTTCACTGTCACGATGGGTGCCGATACTGGAATGGTTGCCAGTTTATCAGCGCCCGAATTTACGAGGTGACGTTATTGCCGGCTTAACTACAGGCATGATGTTAATTCCTCAGGCAATGTCATATGCACTTTTGGCCGGGCTTCCCCCTATTATTGGTTTATATGCTTCCATCTTGCCCATAGTCGCATATGCGATATTCGGCACTTCCCGGCAGTTGGCTGTTGGGCCAGCCGCCATGATTGCTTTGTTGGTGACCAGTGAGGTTGGTCGGTTGGCAGATGCCGGCTCCGAGCAGTATGTTGTGTTGGCAATATTTTTGTCACTCATGGTCGGAGTTATTCAATTTTTAATGGGGGCGTTGCGGTTGGGGTTTATAACCAACTTTATGTCCCATCCTGTAATCAGCGGATTTACATCTGCAGCAGCTTTGATTATCGGTTTTTCTCAATTGGGGCATTTGTTGGGGATTTCTCTACCTCGAACTGAGAATATTGCGAAGATCATTCATCTGACAATTCAGCAGTTAGCGTTGATACATCTTCCTACGCTGGTGATTGGGTTGGGGGGCGTGATTTTATTGGTAGTCTTAAAAAAGATCAGTCCACTACTACCGGGACCGATGATCGTCGTCATTATCTCCACGCTACTGGTATGGGGGTTGAATCTGGATCACATGGGGGTGAGAACAGTTGGTCAGGTACCACCCGGATTACCGATATTTTCAGTGCCCGATGTTGACTCCTCTCAATGGCTATCATTGTTGCCAATAGCTTTAACAATAGCTTTTATGGGATTTATCGAATCGATTGCTGTTGCCAGAAAAATTGCTCGGGAAAAACGCTACGAGATTGATGCAAATAAGGAACTGGTTGCACTGGGTATTGCAAATATTGTCGCTTCTTTTTTTAAAGCAATGCCTGTGGCTGGTGGATTTGGCCGCACAGCAGTGAATAACAGTGCGGGGGCCAACACGGCTTTAGCGTCATTAATTACCGCAGCGGTTATTGCAATAGCATTGGTATTTTTTACCCCGCTTTTCTATTTCATTCCTAAGGCCATTCTGGGGTCGATAATCATGCTGGCTGTGGCGAGTCTGGTGGATTTCCAAGAAATAAAACACTTATGGAAGGTAAAGAAGGAAGACTTGGGATTGTTGGGGCTTACATTTATTGCCACGCTTACTATTGGTGTCAAAGAGGGAATTTTTATTGGTATCGGTGCTTCTCTATTATGGTTTGTGGTGAAAACAACCCGGCCTCATTATGCAGTGCTTGGTCGTTTACCTGGTACCAGAGACTATCGGAATGTGTTGCGACATTCAGTAGAAACAGATAATGGTGTCCTGGTGTTGAGGTTTGATGCTCAATTTTATTATGGCAACGTCTCTTTTTTGAAAGAGACAATCAAAAAACATCTTCATGACACGGAAGGAAAGGTTCATGCAGTGGTGATCGATGCATGTTCGATCAATCAATTGGATTCATCGGCAGATACGGCATTGCATGAACTGCTGGATGAATACCGGGTCAAACAAATCGAATTTTATTTCTCTTATGTTAAAGGTCCTGTTTTGGACGTCATGTCCAGATCAGGGTTTGTTCAGCGAGTAGGGTCGGATCATTTCTTCAATAACACTCATGATGCAGTTATCGTTGCCCGAGAAAGACAAGTAGCGGAGATCAAATAA
- a CDS encoding sigma-54 interaction domain-containing protein, with product MHTNPGYQPHSYQGLLTVSKRMQQFMAKVEKVARTNASVLLRGETGTGKEMVARYIHRCSPRGVGAFSAVNCAALSGELMASELFGHKKGAFTGATHDRRGLLELTNGGSLFLDEIAEMPLDIQARLLRVLQDRCFTPLGSSQLMTTDIRLISATHQSLRKRVAEGAFREDLMYRVRVIPMFLPKLVERGEDLSMLIWHFIDRFNAISERRIESIDSKAWNALMSYEWPGNVRELSNVIEYCHAIGDGSVLLFDDLNPDLKGEGPADEQLYFDDENERDQILELLRRYRGRKLEVAQKLGISRATLWRKLKLYGID from the coding sequence ATGCATACCAATCCCGGATATCAACCTCATAGCTATCAGGGGCTATTAACCGTTTCCAAACGAATGCAGCAGTTTATGGCTAAGGTTGAAAAAGTTGCCAGAACCAATGCGTCAGTGCTGCTTCGGGGGGAGACTGGTACTGGTAAAGAAATGGTCGCCCGTTATATTCACCGTTGCAGTCCGCGAGGCGTTGGGGCGTTCAGTGCTGTAAATTGTGCCGCTTTGTCAGGGGAATTGATGGCTTCAGAGCTGTTTGGTCATAAGAAAGGCGCATTTACCGGTGCTACTCATGATCGGCGGGGGTTGTTGGAGTTAACTAATGGAGGTTCTCTATTTCTTGATGAAATAGCGGAAATGCCACTGGATATTCAGGCGAGGTTGCTGCGGGTCTTGCAGGATCGCTGTTTTACCCCATTAGGATCCTCTCAGCTAATGACAACAGACATTCGTCTGATCAGTGCGACTCATCAGTCATTGAGAAAACGAGTGGCGGAAGGAGCATTTCGAGAAGATCTAATGTATCGGGTGCGTGTGATTCCGATGTTTTTACCAAAACTGGTTGAGCGTGGAGAGGATCTATCCATGCTTATCTGGCATTTTATTGATCGTTTCAATGCAATATCTGAGCGGCGTATTGAGTCGATAGACTCCAAGGCCTGGAATGCCCTGATGAGTTATGAGTGGCCAGGGAATGTGCGTGAGCTTAGTAATGTCATAGAGTATTGCCATGCGATAGGGGATGGGTCCGTACTATTGTTCGATGATCTGAATCCTGATCTCAAGGGGGAGGGACCCGCGGATGAACAATTATATTTTGATGATGAAAATGAGCGCGATCAGATTCTGGAATTATTGCGTCGTTATCGGGGGCGTAAACTGGAAGTCGCGCAGAAACTCGGAATCAGTCGGGCAACCCTGTGGCGTAAACTCAAGTTGTACGGTATCGACTGA
- a CDS encoding TIGR01244 family sulfur transferase, protein MELKYLTDTFAVTGQITVADVTQLSAADFTAVVCNRPDAEEPGQPLSADIAMACENAGLDFLYIPMNGPNYSAADVSRLKEVLSANKGKVLGFCRTGNRSSILWNAAQG, encoded by the coding sequence ATGGAACTCAAGTATTTGACGGATACGTTCGCTGTTACTGGGCAAATTACTGTTGCCGATGTTACTCAGCTGTCAGCGGCAGATTTTACCGCTGTAGTATGTAATCGACCGGATGCGGAGGAGCCAGGTCAACCGTTATCAGCGGATATTGCAATGGCTTGTGAGAATGCAGGGCTGGATTTTCTCTATATTCCAATGAACGGTCCAAACTATAGTGCAGCCGATGTTTCCCGTTTGAAAGAAGTGTTATCTGCAAATAAAGGAAAAGTGCTCGGATTTTGCCGAACCGGTAACAGAAGTTCCATTTTGTGGAATGCTGCTCAGGGATAA
- the purU gene encoding formyltetrahydrofolate deformylase, with protein MDRVYRLIMSCPDRVGIVARISSFIAEHNGTILEANHHADQQAGWFFIRNEIKANSLPFGPEKFSELVEPIASELGMKWRLVDSARKHRVVLMCSKQSHCLVDILNRWHSGDLECDIPCVISNHDTLRSLVEWYGIPFFHVPVDSSNKQAHFEQVETLIKQHRTDTVVLARYMQILPQSICQEMRGRIINIHHSFLPSFVGAKPYHQAFERGVKLIGATCHYVTSELDAGPIIEQDVVRISHRHEVEDMVRLGKDVEKMVLSRGLLMHLEDRVIVHGNKTVVFD; from the coding sequence ATGGATAGAGTATATAGATTAATTATGTCCTGCCCTGATCGGGTGGGAATTGTGGCGCGTATTTCCAGTTTTATTGCAGAACACAATGGCACTATTCTGGAGGCGAACCATCATGCAGATCAACAGGCAGGGTGGTTTTTTATTCGCAATGAAATCAAAGCAAATTCGCTGCCTTTCGGGCCAGAAAAATTTTCAGAACTGGTTGAGCCAATTGCCTCCGAGTTGGGAATGAAGTGGCGGCTCGTCGATTCTGCTCGTAAGCATCGTGTAGTGCTGATGTGCAGTAAGCAGTCTCATTGCCTAGTGGATATCCTGAACCGGTGGCATTCCGGAGACCTGGAGTGTGATATTCCATGCGTGATATCCAACCATGACACCTTGCGTAGTCTGGTCGAATGGTATGGTATACCCTTTTTTCATGTGCCAGTAGATTCTTCCAACAAGCAGGCTCATTTTGAGCAAGTCGAGACGCTTATAAAACAGCATCGGACCGATACCGTTGTATTAGCCCGTTATATGCAGATTTTGCCACAGTCGATTTGTCAGGAGATGAGAGGCCGGATTATTAATATTCACCACAGTTTCCTGCCGTCGTTTGTTGGAGCCAAACCTTATCATCAGGCGTTTGAGCGCGGAGTGAAGCTGATTGGGGCGACTTGTCATTATGTGACCTCGGAACTGGATGCCGGACCGATTATTGAACAGGACGTTGTCCGCATTTCTCATCGCCACGAAGTTGAAGACATGGTTAGGCTCGGTAAGGATGTTGAGAAAATGGTATTGTCTCGTGGCTTGCTGATGCATCTTGAAGATCGGGTGATTGTTCACGGCAATAAGACAGTGGTATTTGACTGA
- the dksA gene encoding RNA polymerase-binding protein DksA produces MLTQEQLLAMSEEDYMNDQQLEFFHNLLVNMKQEIREQIETAREEIGKIEYEADELDKASQEEERRLQLRFLDRQTKLLPKIDEALKRIEDGEFGFCEVTGEPITVPRLLARPTATLCAEEKIRQEQQERNYRDN; encoded by the coding sequence ATGCTGACACAAGAGCAACTTCTGGCTATGTCTGAAGAAGACTATATGAATGACCAGCAGTTGGAGTTTTTCCATAACCTCCTAGTCAACATGAAACAAGAAATCCGTGAACAAATAGAAACTGCTAGAGAAGAAATCGGCAAGATTGAATATGAAGCGGATGAACTGGACAAAGCCTCGCAGGAAGAAGAACGACGCTTGCAGCTACGGTTTTTAGATCGTCAAACCAAGCTTCTGCCAAAAATCGATGAAGCCCTTAAACGCATCGAAGATGGCGAATTTGGTTTCTGTGAAGTGACCGGTGAGCCAATTACCGTTCCCCGATTACTTGCGCGCCCAACTGCAACACTTTGTGCGGAAGAAAAAATTCGCCAGGAACAACAGGAAAGAAACTATCGGGATAACTGA